The Chrysiogenia bacterium sequence ATCTGCGCCGCGGCCACTTCGTGGTGCGGGTGGGATTTCAGGCCCGGGTAATGCACGCGGGTCACCTTCGGGTGGGACTCAAGCCACTCGGCGATGCGCTGGCCCGAGGCGTTCTGCTGCTGCACGCGCAGACTGAGCGTCTTGAGTCCGCGGATGAGCAGATAAGCCGCGTGCGCGTCGAGAATCCCGCCGAGCATGCTCTGGCAGTCGCGGATCGCGCCGACGAGCGCCTCGCTGCCGCAGATCACACCGGCCAGCAGGTCGTTGTGACCGCCCAGGTATTTGGTCGCCGAGTGCATGACAAGATCCACGCCGAATTCCAGCGGACGCTGATTGACCGGCGTCGCAAAGGTCGAATCGATGAGGACCTTGATGCGGTGCTTCTTGGCAATGGCCACGACGCGCTCGAGGTCGAGCACATTCAAATAAGGATTGGTCGGCGACTCGCTGATGAGCAGGCGCGGCTTCTTCTCCTCGAAGAGCTTTTCCATTCCCTCGTAATCATCGGGGGCGACAAAGTGCACGTTCACGCCGAACTTGCGCAGCATGGTGTTGGAGAACTGCCGCGTCTTGCGGTAGCAGTCGCTGGTCAGCACGATGTCGTTGCCCTGGGAGAGCATCGCCAGCAGCGTGGTCGTCACCGCCGCCATGCCCGAGGAAAAGAGCAGCGCGTCTTCGGCGCCCTCTAGGGCGGCGATCTTTTTCTCCGCCGCGATCTGCGTGGGGTTGCCGTAACGGCCGTACTCCATCCGGTGGGCGACGCCCTCATGGTGGTCGCACAGTTCCTTCGTGTTCGCGAAGATGTACGTCGACGTCGCATAGATGGGCGTCGTCACCGCGGCTCCCGAATTGGGGGCCTCTTCCCCGGCGTGCACCGCCAGGGTCGCCAGCTTTTTCTTCTGCTCGCTCATTCTTGCTTCTTGCTCTCCGGCCGCGCCGGGTGCTTCACCCGCGCGACGCTATTTCTGCATCGCCTCGACGCGCTCGTAGATGGCGCGCTTTACTGCGTCGTATTCGTTGGGCAGTTCCACCGGCACGTTGCGATAGGTGGACTTGATCCCTTCGAGTTCCTCGCGGTGGTAGCCCACCTTGAACTCCGTAAACTTGAGCCCGTGGGCGGTGCTGATCACCACCACGCGGTCGTCCTTCTTGATCTCGTCGCGCTCTTTGAGCTTGAGCATCGCCGCCAGCGCGACGCCCGTGTGCGGGCAGTTGAAGGTGCCCGTCAGGTCGCAGCGCGCGGCCGCGTCGGCCAGTTCCTGCTCGCTGGCCTGCTCGACCACGCCGTCGAACTGGTTGAGTACCTTCACCGCCTTGTCGAAAGAAACCGGGTTGCCAATCTGAATGGCCGAGGCCAGCGTCTTTTTCGCCGTGATGGCCTCGAGCGGCGCCCACCCGTTCTTGTAGGACGTGTAGAGCGGGTTGGCGTGTTCGGCCTGCGCGCAGCAGATGCGCGGCACGCGGTCGATCATGCCCAGCTTGCGCATGAGCTCGAATCCCTTGCCCAGCGCCGAGACGTTGCCCAGGTTGCCGCCGGGAATCACGACCCAGTCGGGCACGGTCCAGTTGAACTGCTGGACGATCTCCACCGAAATGGACTTCTGCCCCTCGATGCGCAGCGAGTTCATGGAGTTGGCCAGATAGAGATTTTCCTGGGTGCAGATCTTCTGCACCATCTCCATGCAGCCGTCGAAGTCCGTGTCCAGCGAGAGCACCAGCGCGCCGTTGGCGACGGGCTGGATGAGCTGGGCCAGTGAAACCTTGTCGCGCGGCAGAAACACCACGGCCGGAATGCCCGCGGCGGCGGCATAGGCGCTGAGCGCGGCCGAGGTATCGCCGGTCGACGCGCAGGCCACGGCCGGGATCTGCTTTCCATCGGCGATCATCTGCTTGACCGCCGAGACGAGCACCGTCATGCCCAGGTCCTTGAACGAACCGGTGTGCGAGTTGCCGCACATCTTGATCCACAGATCCTCGACCCCTACTTCCTTGCCGAAACGCTCGGCCCAGAAAAGGTTCGAGTTGCCTTCGTACATGGAGACGACGTTCTCGTCGTCGATGTTGGGAAGGACGAATTCCTTCTTGCCCCACACGCCCGAGCCGTAGGGCCAGTTGTTGCAACCGATGCGGCTGTCGAAGAGGTCTTTCCACCCCTGCGCGTCGTGCACCGCCGCCAGGGCCTTGGGGTCGTGAACGACCTGGAGCAGCTCGCCGGTTTCGCGGCAGCGGTAAATGACATCGAAGACGTCGTAGCGATGGCCTCCACTGAGGTTCTCGAAATGGGCTTTGAGCTTGGGGGCTCCTTCTTTTGTAGCGGCCTGTGCCGA is a genomic window containing:
- the thrC gene encoding threonine synthase, with amino-acid sequence MSAQAATKEGAPKLKAHFENLSGGHRYDVFDVIYRCRETGELLQVVHDPKALAAVHDAQGWKDLFDSRIGCNNWPYGSGVWGKKEFVLPNIDDENVVSMYEGNSNLFWAERFGKEVGVEDLWIKMCGNSHTGSFKDLGMTVLVSAVKQMIADGKQIPAVACASTGDTSAALSAYAAAAGIPAVVFLPRDKVSLAQLIQPVANGALVLSLDTDFDGCMEMVQKICTQENLYLANSMNSLRIEGQKSISVEIVQQFNWTVPDWVVIPGGNLGNVSALGKGFELMRKLGMIDRVPRICCAQAEHANPLYTSYKNGWAPLEAITAKKTLASAIQIGNPVSFDKAVKVLNQFDGVVEQASEQELADAAARCDLTGTFNCPHTGVALAAMLKLKERDEIKKDDRVVVISTAHGLKFTEFKVGYHREELEGIKSTYRNVPVELPNEYDAVKRAIYERVEAMQK
- a CDS encoding PLP-dependent transferase — translated: MSEQKKKLATLAVHAGEEAPNSGAAVTTPIYATSTYIFANTKELCDHHEGVAHRMEYGRYGNPTQIAAEKKIAALEGAEDALLFSSGMAAVTTTLLAMLSQGNDIVLTSDCYRKTRQFSNTMLRKFGVNVHFVAPDDYEGMEKLFEEKKPRLLISESPTNPYLNVLDLERVVAIAKKHRIKVLIDSTFATPVNQRPLEFGVDLVMHSATKYLGGHNDLLAGVICGSEALVGAIRDCQSMLGGILDAHAAYLLIRGLKTLSLRVQQQNASGQRIAEWLESHPKVTRVHYPGLKSHPHHEVAAAQMKGFGGVVSFELDGKLEQISKFIDACEIPGIGPSLGGAESLIEQPSLMSFYELSSEERLAVGIKDTLVRFSIGLEDPEDLIADLEQALTKLG